Proteins found in one Anopheles aquasalis chromosome 3, idAnoAquaMG_Q_19, whole genome shotgun sequence genomic segment:
- the LOC126575852 gene encoding folylpolyglutamate synthase, mitochondrial isoform X4 codes for MYRFTLRGAVNMIKPVYNVLTAGIDHHPASSSYFATTAPAADIDQNYERAVAKLNTLQSNYSALQDSIKLKHQNESKHINDTEKFLDRIHISSETLNRLAVIHVAGTKGKGSTCAMVESILRFNGYRTGFFSSPHLVSVTERIRLNGQPIEKECFVNHFWKIYNQLFATQQDNNDMPTYFGFLTILALDVFLASKVDVAIIEVGIGGRYDCTNVIQKAPVVGITSLGLEHTKLLGDTLEKIAWQKAGIIKNGSDVFTVEQPAECNREIERECLRKKAILQIVPSSLEQFHWEEVPSMMMKHRNKSTELNVSLAVRIAIHWIRNTRPSLLPPMKHMIPAKIVQGIDNCFWPGRLQVVQYAAQRTLFLDGAHTVDSIKPI; via the exons ATGTATCGCTTTACGTTACGCGGTGCGGTTAACATGATTAAACCAGTTTATAATGTCTTAACAGCTGGCATTGATCACCACCCAGCATCATCCAGCTATTTTGcaaccaccgcaccagcagccgatATAGACCAAAACTACGAG CGCGCTGTAGCAAAGCTGAACACGCTGCAGTCAAACTATAGCGCACTTCAGGATTCTATAAAACTTAAACATCAGAACGAATCTAAACATATCAACGACACGGAAAAGTTTTTAGATCGGATACACATTTCGAGTGAAACGTTAAACCGACTCGCCGTAATACATGTGGCTGGTACTAAGGGTAAA GGATCGACCTGCGCCATGGTTGAATCAATTCTCAGATTCAACGGTTATCGCACAGGGTTTTTCAGTTCTCCACATCTGGTGTCTGTCACTGAGCGGATCAGGCTAAATGGCCAACCAATAGaaaaggaatgttttgtgAACCATTTCTGGAAAATTTACAACCAGTTATTTGCAACTCAGCAGGATAACAACGATATGCCTACATACTTTGGCTTCTTGACGATACTGGCCTTAGATGTATTTTTAGCTTCCAAAGTAGATGTAGCCATTATAGAGGTCGGCATTGGTGGAAGATATGactgcacgaatgtaattcaGAAGGCGCCGGTAGTCGGTATAACTTCCCTCGGATTGGAACATACTAAGCTGCTTGGTGATACGTTGGAAAAAATAGCCTGGCAAAAAGCTGGTATTATCAAAAATGGTTCTGATGTTTTCACCGTAGAACAGCCAGCCGAATGTAACAGAGAGATCGAACGAGAGTGTTTACGAAAAAAG GCAATCTTGCAAATAGTTCCATCTTCGCTTGAACAGTTTCACTGGGAGGAGGTGCCTTCCATGATGATGAAACACCGTAACAAAAGTACTGAATTGAATGTATCGCTCGCCGTCCGAATAGCAATACATTGGATACGAAATACACGTCCGAGTTTGTTGCCACCGATGAAACATATGATTCCGGCAAAAATTGTTCAAGGAATTGATAATTGTTTCTGGCCTGGAAGATTACAAGTTGTTCAATACGCGGCTCAgagaaccctttttttggatGGTGCACACACGGTTGACAGTATTAAG ccaatttaa
- the LOC126575852 gene encoding uncharacterized protein LOC126575852 isoform X5, giving the protein MYRFTLRGAVNMIKPVYNVLTAGIDHHPASSSYFATTAPAADIDQNYERAVAKLNTLQSNYSALQDSIKLKHQNESKHINDTEKFLDRIHISSETLNRLAVIHVAGTKGKVGIDLRHG; this is encoded by the exons ATGTATCGCTTTACGTTACGCGGTGCGGTTAACATGATTAAACCAGTTTATAATGTCTTAACAGCTGGCATTGATCACCACCCAGCATCATCCAGCTATTTTGcaaccaccgcaccagcagccgatATAGACCAAAACTACGAG CGCGCTGTAGCAAAGCTGAACACGCTGCAGTCAAACTATAGCGCACTTCAGGATTCTATAAAACTTAAACATCAGAACGAATCTAAACATATCAACGACACGGAAAAGTTTTTAGATCGGATACACATTTCGAGTGAAACGTTAAACCGACTCGCCGTAATACATGTGGCTGGTACTAAGGGTAAAGTAG GGATCGACCTGCGCCATGGTTGA
- the LOC126575891 gene encoding box C/D snoRNA protein 1 isoform X2: MSIAEGKMSSESEDDQSFHRQAAKRQDMCEACDVNPAKYKCPRCEVRTCCLPCLNLHKRELKCNGIRDRTRYIPLVKMTKMDIMNDYYFLEECTRFVEDQKRDNKKRFTTGERVYQAP; encoded by the exons ATGTCCATAGCAGAAGGGAAAATGAGTAGTGAAAGCGAAGATGACCAAAGTTTTCATAGACAAGCAGCAAAGAG ACAAGATATGTGTGAAGCATGCGACGTAAATCCTGCAAAGTACAAGTGCCCGCGTTGCGAGGTTAGAACCTGCTGTTTGCCGTGTCTCAATCTTCACAAGCGAGAATTAAAATGCAATGGTATCCGTGACCGTACAAGATACATTCCTTTGGTAAAAATGACAAAGATGGATATCATGAATGATTATTACTTTCTCGAAGAGTGCACTAGATTCGTGGAGGATCAGAAGCGAGATAATAAGAAACGATTCACCACAGG TGAAAGGGTTTACCAAGCGCCTTAA
- the LOC126575852 gene encoding folylpolyglutamate synthase, mitochondrial isoform X1, which produces MYRFTLRGAVNMIKPVYNVLTAGIDHHPASSSYFATTAPAADIDQNYERAVAKLNTLQSNYSALQDSIKLKHQNESKHINDTEKFLDRIHISSETLNRLAVIHVAGTKGKGSTCAMVESILRFNGYRTGFFSSPHLVSVTERIRLNGQPIEKECFVNHFWKIYNQLFATQQDNNDMPTYFGFLTILALDVFLASKVDVAIIEVGIGGRYDCTNVIQKAPVVGITSLGLEHTKLLGDTLEKIAWQKAGIIKNGSDVFTVEQPAECNREIERECLRKKAILQIVPSSLEQFHWEEVPSMMMKHRNKSTELNVSLAVRIAIHWIRNTRPSLLPPMKHMIPAKIVQGIDNCFWPGRLQVVQYAAQRTLFLDGAHTVDSIKVCAEWFKHNSHSQFKKLLLFNSTGDRDGFKMLSVLSQSVDFDEAFFTPNVAFTASCSNIDAVNHNFPLEQQMQRCELNRVFWTEQLKQRNGSVHVSVQSVFQYLQSGLLTSNEPCDILVTGSIHLLGATFSALHLEKQLANNKI; this is translated from the exons ATGTATCGCTTTACGTTACGCGGTGCGGTTAACATGATTAAACCAGTTTATAATGTCTTAACAGCTGGCATTGATCACCACCCAGCATCATCCAGCTATTTTGcaaccaccgcaccagcagccgatATAGACCAAAACTACGAG CGCGCTGTAGCAAAGCTGAACACGCTGCAGTCAAACTATAGCGCACTTCAGGATTCTATAAAACTTAAACATCAGAACGAATCTAAACATATCAACGACACGGAAAAGTTTTTAGATCGGATACACATTTCGAGTGAAACGTTAAACCGACTCGCCGTAATACATGTGGCTGGTACTAAGGGTAAA GGATCGACCTGCGCCATGGTTGAATCAATTCTCAGATTCAACGGTTATCGCACAGGGTTTTTCAGTTCTCCACATCTGGTGTCTGTCACTGAGCGGATCAGGCTAAATGGCCAACCAATAGaaaaggaatgttttgtgAACCATTTCTGGAAAATTTACAACCAGTTATTTGCAACTCAGCAGGATAACAACGATATGCCTACATACTTTGGCTTCTTGACGATACTGGCCTTAGATGTATTTTTAGCTTCCAAAGTAGATGTAGCCATTATAGAGGTCGGCATTGGTGGAAGATATGactgcacgaatgtaattcaGAAGGCGCCGGTAGTCGGTATAACTTCCCTCGGATTGGAACATACTAAGCTGCTTGGTGATACGTTGGAAAAAATAGCCTGGCAAAAAGCTGGTATTATCAAAAATGGTTCTGATGTTTTCACCGTAGAACAGCCAGCCGAATGTAACAGAGAGATCGAACGAGAGTGTTTACGAAAAAAG GCAATCTTGCAAATAGTTCCATCTTCGCTTGAACAGTTTCACTGGGAGGAGGTGCCTTCCATGATGATGAAACACCGTAACAAAAGTACTGAATTGAATGTATCGCTCGCCGTCCGAATAGCAATACATTGGATACGAAATACACGTCCGAGTTTGTTGCCACCGATGAAACATATGATTCCGGCAAAAATTGTTCAAGGAATTGATAATTGTTTCTGGCCTGGAAGATTACAAGTTGTTCAATACGCGGCTCAgagaaccctttttttggatGGTGCACACACGGTTGACAGTATTAAGGTTTGTGCAGAATGGTTCAAACATAATTCGCATAG ccaatttaaaaaattgttgCTATTTAATTCAACTGGAGATCGGGATGGTTTTAAAATGTTGTCGGTGCTTTCTCAAAGCGTGGATTTCGATGAAGCATTTTTTACACCGAATGTAGCATTTACTGCCTCATGTTCAAATATTGATGCCGTAAATCATAACTTCCCCCTAGAACAACAAATGCAACGTTGCGAACTAAACAGGGTATTTTGGACAGAACAACTAAAACAACGAAATGGTTCAGTACACGTTTCTGTTCAGTCTGTTTTCCAATATCTACAAAGTGGCTTACTAACGAGTAACGAACCATGCGATATATTGGTAACTGGCTCCATACACTTGCTAGGAGCAACATTTAGTGCTCTGCACTTAGAAAAACAATTGGCTAACAATAAAATATAG
- the LOC126575852 gene encoding uncharacterized protein LOC126575852 isoform X6, with protein MYRFTLRGAVNMIKPVYNVLTAGIDHHPASSSYFATTAPAADIDQNYERAVAKLNTLQSNYSALQDSIKLKHQNESKHINDTEKFLDRIHISSETLNRLAVIHVAGTKGIDLRHG; from the exons ATGTATCGCTTTACGTTACGCGGTGCGGTTAACATGATTAAACCAGTTTATAATGTCTTAACAGCTGGCATTGATCACCACCCAGCATCATCCAGCTATTTTGcaaccaccgcaccagcagccgatATAGACCAAAACTACGAG CGCGCTGTAGCAAAGCTGAACACGCTGCAGTCAAACTATAGCGCACTTCAGGATTCTATAAAACTTAAACATCAGAACGAATCTAAACATATCAACGACACGGAAAAGTTTTTAGATCGGATACACATTTCGAGTGAAACGTTAAACCGACTCGCCGTAATACATGTGGCTGGTACTAAGG GGATCGACCTGCGCCATGGTTGA
- the LOC126575891 gene encoding box C/D snoRNA protein 1 isoform X1: MSIAEGKMSSESEDDQSFHRQAAKRQDMCEACDVNPAKYKCPRCEVRTCCLPCLNLHKRELKCNGIRDRTRYIPLVKMTKMDIMNDYYFLEECTRFVEDQKRDNKKRFTTGYDKLLPSGLFRLRNAANERNISLRFLVKGFTKRLKNTTQLDFRSSTIFWRVEWCFPNGEEAITFVDERVNENIKLYEVVSKYFEPDDLGKARLEQYKAAGIREVELLLKAEGIRQCRNRFFPLNLNKSFLENMAGKTIVEYPQIYVVLRSQLDAFNIVESDDDESIAVTSNKCRGSASENSVKQDIYTRAIERKLDEMDIDQCKKQKRTAAKAGTEKCVRLNFLFAEESFSFSSDTDDGAVTEEEIDMMI; this comes from the exons ATGTCCATAGCAGAAGGGAAAATGAGTAGTGAAAGCGAAGATGACCAAAGTTTTCATAGACAAGCAGCAAAGAG ACAAGATATGTGTGAAGCATGCGACGTAAATCCTGCAAAGTACAAGTGCCCGCGTTGCGAGGTTAGAACCTGCTGTTTGCCGTGTCTCAATCTTCACAAGCGAGAATTAAAATGCAATGGTATCCGTGACCGTACAAGATACATTCCTTTGGTAAAAATGACAAAGATGGATATCATGAATGATTATTACTTTCTCGAAGAGTGCACTAGATTCGTGGAGGATCAGAAGCGAGATAATAAGAAACGATTCACCACAGGGTATGATAAACTGTTACCGTCTGGCCTTTTCCGCTTGAGAAATGCTGCAAATGAGCGAAATATATCCCTTCGATTTCTAGTGAAAGGGTTTACCAAGCGCCTTAAGAACACCACGCAACTTGATTTCCGCAGTTCTACTATCTTCTGGCGTGTGGAATGGTGCTTTCCGAATGGAGAGGAAGCTATCACATTCGTGGATGAGAGAGttaatgaaaacataaaactgtaTGAGGTAGTCAGCAAGTATTTCGAACCGGACGATTTAGGAAAGGCCAGACTCGAACAGTATAAGGCAGCAGGAATAAGAGAAGTGGAATTGCTGTTAAAGGCAGAAGGCATAAGGCAATGCCGCAATCGTTTTTTTCCACTGAATTTGAACAAAAGCTTCCTTGAAAACATGGCAGGTAAAACCATTGTAGAGTATCCGCAAATATATGTTGTCTTGAGAAGCCAGCTCGATGCCTTCAACATTGTTGAaagcgatgatgacgagagtATTGCAGTAACCAGCAACAAATGTAGAGGTTCTGCTTCTGAAAATAGCGTCAAACAAGACATATACACTAGAGCAATTGAACGTAAATTGGATGAAATGGATATTGACCaatgtaaaaaacaaaaaagaactgCCGCAAAAGCAGGAACAGAGAAGTGCGTAAgattaaatttcctttttgcgGAGgaatccttttcattttcttcagaCACAGACGATGGAGCAGTTACAGAGGAAGAGATCGATATGATGATATAA
- the LOC126575889 gene encoding bifunctional methylenetetrahydrofolate dehydrogenase/cyclohydrolase, mitochondrial isoform X2, producing the protein MAKCIDGKQIAADIRNELRQQVSSWIAQGNRSPQLTAILIGDDPASATYVNNKMKAAEDVGIKSVTETYGNEITEEELINRIYQLNEDDAVDGILVQLPIPGHINERKVCNSVSCDKDVDGFNERNVGRLCLDMNTLIPCTPLGVQELLKRANIETFGKNAVVVGRSKNVGMPIAMLLHADGRNDTCAMDATVTICHRFTPPDELKRFCRSADIIVTATGVPGLIKADMVKKGATIIDVGITKVINPATGKTKLVGDVDFEEVCKVAGYITPVPGGVGPMTVAMLMKNTFIAAMNLAKTRILN; encoded by the exons ATGGCAAAGTGtattgatggaaaacaaatagcaGCAGATATTCGTAACGAATTGAGACAACAGGTCAGCAGTTGGATAGCACAAGGAAATCGTTCTCCTCAATTGACGGCAATATTGATAGGTGACGATCCAGCTAGCGCTACATACgtaaataataaaatgaag GCTGCAGAAGATGTTGGCATCAAAAGTGTCACGGAAACATATGGGAACGAAATCACGGAGGAAGAGTTGATCAATCGTATTTACCAATtgaatgaagatgatgctgttgatggtatTCTAGTACAGTTGCCTATACCTGGCCATATCAACGAACGTAAAGTATGCAACTCGGTTTCATGCGACAAAGATGTCGATGGTTTTAATGAACGTAATGTTGGACGCCTGTGCCTTGACATGAACACATTGATACCATGCACACCGCTAGGAGTGCAAGAGCTTTTAAAAAGAGCAAATATTGAAACTTTTGGAAAGAATGCGGTAGTGGTGGGCCGATCGAAAAATGTTGGAATGCCTATTGCTATGCTGCTACATGCTGATGGACGTAATGACACGTGTGCAATGGATGCAACGGTTACGATATGCCATCGGTTCACTCCTCCAGATGAGTTGAAACGATTCTGCCGCAGTGCTGATATTATAGTTACCGCTACTGGCGTTCCTGGTCTAATTAAGGCGGATATGGTAAAAAAGGGAGCTACTATCATTGACGTAGGAATCACAAAAGTGATAAATCCTGCTACTGGAAAAACGAAACTGGTTGGTGATGTGGATTTCGAAG AAGTATGCAAGGTCGCGGGATATATCACACCAGTTCCAGGAGGTGTTGGTCCCATGACGGTGGCAATGTTGATGAAAAATACCTTCATTGCGGCAATGAATTTAGCGAAAACGAGAATTCTTAACTGA
- the LOC126575911 gene encoding vesicle-trafficking protein SEC22b-B isoform X1, translated as MALMTMIARLVDGLPLVGTMQEDEQSGRSVLEYQNQAKLLFRKLGPNSPNRCSIETGPYLFHYLIDNDVCYLVMCDKLFSKRNAFNYLEDIAQEFYNNYGRRVNSVTRPYAFIEFDIYIQKAKKTLTDRRRNINTINTQLQDVQRIMVQNIDDVLQRGTVLSDLDTKTQNLSILSQKYKKDAVYLNRKSLYVKGAVASIVLIAFCLYFWVI; from the exons ATGGCCCTCATGACCATGATTGCGCGACTTGTTGATGGCTTACCGCTTGTGGGGACAATGCAAGAGGATGAGCAG TCCGGTAGAAGTGTGCTAGAATACCAGAACCAAGCAAAGCTGCTCTTCCGCAAATTAGGTCCCAATTCACCAAACCGATGCAGTATAGAAACGGGCCCTTACTTATTCCA CTACCTGATTGATAATGATGTATGTTATTTAGTGATGTGTGACAAACTattttcaaaacgaaacgCTTTCAACTATCTTGAAGATATTGCTCAAGAGTTCTATAACAACTATGGCCGTAGAGTTAATTCGGTAACTCGCCCTTACGCCTTCATTGAATTTGATATTTACATCCAAAAAGCCAAGAAAACTCTTACCGACAGGAGAAGGAATATCAATACCATCAACACACAGCTACAGGACGTACAGAGGATTATG GTCCAAAACATCGACGATGTATTACAACGGGGTACTGTGTTGTCGGATTTGGACACTAAAACCCAAAACCTATCTATTCTATCACAGAAATATAAGAAGGATGCCGTCTACTTGAATCGAAAGTCTCTCTATGTAAAAGGAGCGGTTGCAAGTATCGTGTTAATTGccttttgtttatatttttggGTGATTTAA
- the LOC126575889 gene encoding bifunctional methylenetetrahydrofolate dehydrogenase/cyclohydrolase, mitochondrial isoform X1 encodes MITQKMWCFEKIQRTYYQYVKSLLRNQYYVNNNVPSSELASSLCWRWFKRDRLHILLSGCTFEKSCTDPCIHRLYTVKTIKNNDSDMAKCIDGKQIAADIRNELRQQVSSWIAQGNRSPQLTAILIGDDPASATYVNNKMKAAEDVGIKSVTETYGNEITEEELINRIYQLNEDDAVDGILVQLPIPGHINERKVCNSVSCDKDVDGFNERNVGRLCLDMNTLIPCTPLGVQELLKRANIETFGKNAVVVGRSKNVGMPIAMLLHADGRNDTCAMDATVTICHRFTPPDELKRFCRSADIIVTATGVPGLIKADMVKKGATIIDVGITKVINPATGKTKLVGDVDFEEVCKVAGYITPVPGGVGPMTVAMLMKNTFIAAMNLAKTRILN; translated from the exons ATGATTACACAAAAGATGTGGTGCTTTGAGAAAATCCAAAGGACTTACTATCAGTACGTCAAATCATTACTACGTAATCAATACTATGTAAACAACAACGTACCTTCGTCAGAACTCGCATCCTCGCTATGCTGGCGATGGTTTAAAAGAGATCGATTACATATATTACTG AGCGGATgtacttttgaaaaatcgtgCACGGATCCTTGCATTCATCGACTGTACACCGTTAAAACTATTAAAAACAACGACAG CGATATGGCAAAGTGtattgatggaaaacaaatagcaGCAGATATTCGTAACGAATTGAGACAACAGGTCAGCAGTTGGATAGCACAAGGAAATCGTTCTCCTCAATTGACGGCAATATTGATAGGTGACGATCCAGCTAGCGCTACATACgtaaataataaaatgaag GCTGCAGAAGATGTTGGCATCAAAAGTGTCACGGAAACATATGGGAACGAAATCACGGAGGAAGAGTTGATCAATCGTATTTACCAATtgaatgaagatgatgctgttgatggtatTCTAGTACAGTTGCCTATACCTGGCCATATCAACGAACGTAAAGTATGCAACTCGGTTTCATGCGACAAAGATGTCGATGGTTTTAATGAACGTAATGTTGGACGCCTGTGCCTTGACATGAACACATTGATACCATGCACACCGCTAGGAGTGCAAGAGCTTTTAAAAAGAGCAAATATTGAAACTTTTGGAAAGAATGCGGTAGTGGTGGGCCGATCGAAAAATGTTGGAATGCCTATTGCTATGCTGCTACATGCTGATGGACGTAATGACACGTGTGCAATGGATGCAACGGTTACGATATGCCATCGGTTCACTCCTCCAGATGAGTTGAAACGATTCTGCCGCAGTGCTGATATTATAGTTACCGCTACTGGCGTTCCTGGTCTAATTAAGGCGGATATGGTAAAAAAGGGAGCTACTATCATTGACGTAGGAATCACAAAAGTGATAAATCCTGCTACTGGAAAAACGAAACTGGTTGGTGATGTGGATTTCGAAG AAGTATGCAAGGTCGCGGGATATATCACACCAGTTCCAGGAGGTGTTGGTCCCATGACGGTGGCAATGTTGATGAAAAATACCTTCATTGCGGCAATGAATTTAGCGAAAACGAGAATTCTTAACTGA
- the LOC126575852 gene encoding folylpolyglutamate synthase, mitochondrial isoform X3 has protein sequence MVESILRFNGYRTGFFSSPHLVSVTERIRLNGQPIEKECFVNHFWKIYNQLFATQQDNNDMPTYFGFLTILALDVFLASKVDVAIIEVGIGGRYDCTNVIQKAPVVGITSLGLEHTKLLGDTLEKIAWQKAGIIKNGSDVFTVEQPAECNREIERECLRKKAILQIVPSSLEQFHWEEVPSMMMKHRNKSTELNVSLAVRIAIHWIRNTRPSLLPPMKHMIPAKIVQGIDNCFWPGRLQVVQYAAQRTLFLDGAHTVDSIKVCAEWFKHNSHSQFKKLLLFNSTGDRDGFKMLSVLSQSVDFDEAFFTPNVAFTASCSNIDAVNHNFPLEQQMQRCELNRVFWTEQLKQRNGSVHVSVQSVFQYLQSGLLTSNEPCDILVTGSIHLLGATFSALHLEKQLANNKI, from the exons ATGGTTGAATCAATTCTCAGATTCAACGGTTATCGCACAGGGTTTTTCAGTTCTCCACATCTGGTGTCTGTCACTGAGCGGATCAGGCTAAATGGCCAACCAATAGaaaaggaatgttttgtgAACCATTTCTGGAAAATTTACAACCAGTTATTTGCAACTCAGCAGGATAACAACGATATGCCTACATACTTTGGCTTCTTGACGATACTGGCCTTAGATGTATTTTTAGCTTCCAAAGTAGATGTAGCCATTATAGAGGTCGGCATTGGTGGAAGATATGactgcacgaatgtaattcaGAAGGCGCCGGTAGTCGGTATAACTTCCCTCGGATTGGAACATACTAAGCTGCTTGGTGATACGTTGGAAAAAATAGCCTGGCAAAAAGCTGGTATTATCAAAAATGGTTCTGATGTTTTCACCGTAGAACAGCCAGCCGAATGTAACAGAGAGATCGAACGAGAGTGTTTACGAAAAAAG GCAATCTTGCAAATAGTTCCATCTTCGCTTGAACAGTTTCACTGGGAGGAGGTGCCTTCCATGATGATGAAACACCGTAACAAAAGTACTGAATTGAATGTATCGCTCGCCGTCCGAATAGCAATACATTGGATACGAAATACACGTCCGAGTTTGTTGCCACCGATGAAACATATGATTCCGGCAAAAATTGTTCAAGGAATTGATAATTGTTTCTGGCCTGGAAGATTACAAGTTGTTCAATACGCGGCTCAgagaaccctttttttggatGGTGCACACACGGTTGACAGTATTAAGGTTTGTGCAGAATGGTTCAAACATAATTCGCATAG ccaatttaaaaaattgttgCTATTTAATTCAACTGGAGATCGGGATGGTTTTAAAATGTTGTCGGTGCTTTCTCAAAGCGTGGATTTCGATGAAGCATTTTTTACACCGAATGTAGCATTTACTGCCTCATGTTCAAATATTGATGCCGTAAATCATAACTTCCCCCTAGAACAACAAATGCAACGTTGCGAACTAAACAGGGTATTTTGGACAGAACAACTAAAACAACGAAATGGTTCAGTACACGTTTCTGTTCAGTCTGTTTTCCAATATCTACAAAGTGGCTTACTAACGAGTAACGAACCATGCGATATATTGGTAACTGGCTCCATACACTTGCTAGGAGCAACATTTAGTGCTCTGCACTTAGAAAAACAATTGGCTAACAATAAAATATAG
- the LOC126575911 gene encoding vesicle-trafficking protein SEC22b isoform X2, producing MALMTMIARLVDGLPLVGTMQEDEQSGRSVLEYQNQAKLLFRKLGPNSPNRCSIETGPYLFHYLIDNDILLKSSITTMAVELIR from the exons ATGGCCCTCATGACCATGATTGCGCGACTTGTTGATGGCTTACCGCTTGTGGGGACAATGCAAGAGGATGAGCAG TCCGGTAGAAGTGTGCTAGAATACCAGAACCAAGCAAAGCTGCTCTTCCGCAAATTAGGTCCCAATTCACCAAACCGATGCAGTATAGAAACGGGCCCTTACTTATTCCA CTACCTGATTGATAATGAT ATATTGCTCAAGAGTTCTATAACAACTATGGCCGTAGAGTTAATTCGGTAA
- the LOC126575852 gene encoding folylpolyglutamate synthase, mitochondrial isoform X2 has product MWLVLRGSTCAMVESILRFNGYRTGFFSSPHLVSVTERIRLNGQPIEKECFVNHFWKIYNQLFATQQDNNDMPTYFGFLTILALDVFLASKVDVAIIEVGIGGRYDCTNVIQKAPVVGITSLGLEHTKLLGDTLEKIAWQKAGIIKNGSDVFTVEQPAECNREIERECLRKKAILQIVPSSLEQFHWEEVPSMMMKHRNKSTELNVSLAVRIAIHWIRNTRPSLLPPMKHMIPAKIVQGIDNCFWPGRLQVVQYAAQRTLFLDGAHTVDSIKVCAEWFKHNSHSQFKKLLLFNSTGDRDGFKMLSVLSQSVDFDEAFFTPNVAFTASCSNIDAVNHNFPLEQQMQRCELNRVFWTEQLKQRNGSVHVSVQSVFQYLQSGLLTSNEPCDILVTGSIHLLGATFSALHLEKQLANNKI; this is encoded by the exons ATGTGGCTGGTACTAAGG GGATCGACCTGCGCCATGGTTGAATCAATTCTCAGATTCAACGGTTATCGCACAGGGTTTTTCAGTTCTCCACATCTGGTGTCTGTCACTGAGCGGATCAGGCTAAATGGCCAACCAATAGaaaaggaatgttttgtgAACCATTTCTGGAAAATTTACAACCAGTTATTTGCAACTCAGCAGGATAACAACGATATGCCTACATACTTTGGCTTCTTGACGATACTGGCCTTAGATGTATTTTTAGCTTCCAAAGTAGATGTAGCCATTATAGAGGTCGGCATTGGTGGAAGATATGactgcacgaatgtaattcaGAAGGCGCCGGTAGTCGGTATAACTTCCCTCGGATTGGAACATACTAAGCTGCTTGGTGATACGTTGGAAAAAATAGCCTGGCAAAAAGCTGGTATTATCAAAAATGGTTCTGATGTTTTCACCGTAGAACAGCCAGCCGAATGTAACAGAGAGATCGAACGAGAGTGTTTACGAAAAAAG GCAATCTTGCAAATAGTTCCATCTTCGCTTGAACAGTTTCACTGGGAGGAGGTGCCTTCCATGATGATGAAACACCGTAACAAAAGTACTGAATTGAATGTATCGCTCGCCGTCCGAATAGCAATACATTGGATACGAAATACACGTCCGAGTTTGTTGCCACCGATGAAACATATGATTCCGGCAAAAATTGTTCAAGGAATTGATAATTGTTTCTGGCCTGGAAGATTACAAGTTGTTCAATACGCGGCTCAgagaaccctttttttggatGGTGCACACACGGTTGACAGTATTAAGGTTTGTGCAGAATGGTTCAAACATAATTCGCATAG ccaatttaaaaaattgttgCTATTTAATTCAACTGGAGATCGGGATGGTTTTAAAATGTTGTCGGTGCTTTCTCAAAGCGTGGATTTCGATGAAGCATTTTTTACACCGAATGTAGCATTTACTGCCTCATGTTCAAATATTGATGCCGTAAATCATAACTTCCCCCTAGAACAACAAATGCAACGTTGCGAACTAAACAGGGTATTTTGGACAGAACAACTAAAACAACGAAATGGTTCAGTACACGTTTCTGTTCAGTCTGTTTTCCAATATCTACAAAGTGGCTTACTAACGAGTAACGAACCATGCGATATATTGGTAACTGGCTCCATACACTTGCTAGGAGCAACATTTAGTGCTCTGCACTTAGAAAAACAATTGGCTAACAATAAAATATAG